Proteins encoded together in one Aerosakkonema funiforme FACHB-1375 window:
- a CDS encoding peroxiredoxin — protein sequence MPLTYAAEGCLRVGQPAPDFTATAVVDQEFKTIKLSDYRGKYVVLFFYPLDFTFVCPTEITAFSDRYEEFKSINTEILGVSVDSEFSHLAWIQTDRKSGGVGDLNYPLVSDIKKEISAAYNVLDPEAGVALRGLFIIDKEGVIQHATINNLSFGRSVEETLRTLKAIQYVQSHPDEVCPAGWQPGDKTMTPDPVKSKVYFAAAV from the coding sequence ATGCCCTTAACTTACGCAGCCGAAGGATGCCTTCGGGTTGGTCAGCCTGCTCCCGATTTTACTGCAACGGCTGTGGTCGATCAGGAATTCAAGACGATTAAACTGTCTGACTATCGCGGTAAGTACGTAGTTTTATTCTTCTATCCGCTCGACTTTACCTTTGTTTGCCCAACTGAGATCACAGCCTTTAGCGATCGCTACGAAGAATTCAAGTCAATCAACACCGAAATCCTTGGCGTTTCTGTGGACAGCGAATTTTCCCACTTAGCTTGGATTCAAACCGATCGTAAGTCCGGTGGTGTTGGCGACCTGAACTATCCCTTGGTTTCCGATATCAAAAAAGAAATTAGCGCTGCTTACAACGTTCTCGATCCGGAAGCTGGAGTAGCTTTGCGCGGTTTGTTTATCATCGACAAAGAAGGCGTTATTCAGCACGCCACCATCAACAACTTGTCGTTTGGTCGCAGCGTTGAAGAAACCCTGAGAACCTTAAAGGCTATTCAATACGTCCAATCTCACCCAGATGAAGTCTGTCCCGCTGGTTGGCAACCGGGTGACAAGACAATGACTCCCGACCCAGTTAAATCCAAGGTCTATTTTGCCGCCGCTGTTTAA
- the gshA gene encoding glutamate--cysteine ligase has translation MLLSKGFEVEMYTGTPQGDIVGLSDKIVANLDGFVTEPDSRNVEYTTAPLYSYDRLLCALVRPRQRLRAYLKRLGDYTLIPGSTLSLGPSDRFWRSDPNNPYHTYIENTYGTNVVTASIHINIGISNPELLMRAIRLIRVEAPLYLALSASSPFLDGKATGYHSTRWGLFPKTPAYVPLFESHAHFIQWTEAQLAAGTMQNVRHLWSSVRPNGNRRPYDLNRLELRICDLIVDPIALLAVTALLEARLQQMMADPSLDPLEKSQLSSDDLTSLTDANEAAAARDSLNASLRHWHDGREILARDWIMELYQQVLPVAREQGFSCFLSPLTKILREGNTATQWIELHREGMDVRRVISGAIQAMLFQEGELEDKLCQEILVA, from the coding sequence GTGCTGCTATCTAAAGGCTTTGAAGTTGAAATGTATACCGGGACGCCACAAGGAGATATTGTTGGCCTCTCAGACAAGATTGTGGCAAACCTGGACGGATTTGTCACAGAGCCAGATAGCCGCAATGTGGAATACACTACCGCTCCTTTGTATTCCTACGATCGGCTGTTGTGTGCCTTAGTGCGTCCTCGCCAGCGACTGCGGGCGTATTTAAAACGCTTGGGCGACTACACTCTCATTCCGGGAAGTACCCTATCTTTAGGACCGAGCGATCGCTTTTGGCGTTCCGATCCCAACAACCCTTACCACACCTACATCGAAAACACTTACGGCACTAACGTCGTTACTGCCAGCATCCACATCAATATCGGCATCAGCAATCCAGAATTACTGATGCGGGCCATTCGCCTCATCCGCGTGGAAGCACCCCTCTACCTCGCCTTAAGTGCCTCTTCTCCTTTTCTCGACGGTAAGGCGACCGGCTATCATTCCACCCGCTGGGGGCTTTTCCCCAAAACTCCAGCCTATGTGCCCCTCTTTGAAAGCCACGCTCACTTTATTCAGTGGACAGAAGCTCAACTAGCTGCCGGGACAATGCAGAATGTCCGCCATCTCTGGTCATCTGTCCGACCGAATGGCAATCGGCGTCCCTACGATCTCAACAGGCTGGAATTGCGAATTTGCGATTTAATCGTCGATCCGATCGCTCTGCTGGCAGTCACAGCATTGTTAGAGGCGCGTCTCCAACAAATGATGGCCGATCCCAGCCTCGATCCCCTAGAAAAAAGTCAATTATCCTCAGACGATCTGACCTCCCTTACCGATGCTAACGAAGCTGCTGCTGCACGGGATAGTCTAAATGCCTCCCTCAGACATTGGCACGATGGCAGAGAGATATTGGCACGAGATTGGATAATGGAACTTTACCAGCAAGTTTTACCTGTTGCCAGAGAACAAGGCTTCAGTTGTTTTCTCTCTCCCCTGACCAAAATTCTCCGCGAAGGTAATACAGCAACTCAGTGGATCGAACTACACCGAGAAGGTATGGATGTTCGCCGCGTTATCTCTGGAGCTATCCAAGCAATGCTTTTCCAAGAAGGAGAGTTGGAAGATAAGCTTTGCCAGGAGATTTTAGTAGCTTAA
- a CDS encoding tRNA (cytidine(34)-2'-O)-methyltransferase — protein sequence MPYVVLINPQIPPNTGNIARTCAATATELHLVGPLGFEITDRYLKRAGLDYWPYVKLHYHQSLEDFQTFHSQRGGRWIGFSTSGRCSYVSFPFENNDWLLFGSETTGLSPHVLKACAETVCIPMASPGVRSLNLSVSVAVGLFEARRQLGQLG from the coding sequence ATGCCGTATGTTGTCTTAATTAACCCACAAATACCCCCCAATACCGGTAATATTGCCCGAACCTGCGCTGCCACGGCCACAGAATTGCATTTGGTAGGGCCGCTGGGCTTTGAAATTACCGATCGATATCTTAAACGAGCAGGTTTGGATTACTGGCCATACGTGAAGTTGCACTATCACCAAAGCCTCGAAGATTTTCAAACCTTTCACAGCCAACGCGGGGGAAGATGGATTGGATTCAGCACTTCCGGAAGGTGCAGCTATGTTAGCTTCCCATTTGAAAATAATGACTGGCTTTTGTTTGGCAGCGAAACCACAGGATTATCGCCGCACGTACTGAAGGCTTGTGCGGAAACTGTCTGCATACCGATGGCGTCACCCGGTGTGCGGAGCTTGAATCTTTCCGTTAGTGTCGCAGTTGGGCTGTTTGAAGCTCGTCGGCAACTCGGACAATTGGGATAA
- a CDS encoding amylo-alpha-1,6-glucosidase, with product MDNLDTREWLLTNGLGSFASGTVSDARTRTYHGWLIASLDPPSRRTLLLSHIEATVEVGGQVWQLGTNFWGDGTIAPLGYQHLRSFAIDPVPTWIWSGKNWQLTRQLVMPYGLLSSGESGKTSNPQFCNRTLIQYRYEGSWAAILRLRPLIGDRDFHHQQLGEPGLYFSQLVIQQQVTLQASKLDWVGTPWHLRWSDGDYQPEGVWYWNYSYPEETRRGLGGREDLYNPGYLTVTIQPGAVLILEAKVGWPDPGADRLSALEFEQAVQAQEERVGEWERVRREKFLNCQSPMPDTDDIWHQLLKAGDRFIAYRASIAGPTVIAGYPWFNDWGRDTLIALPGLALTTQRFDLAKGLLQTFGRYCKSGLIPNTFPDAGSEPFYNSIDAALWWIEILGLYLEATQDWDFLVEQYAVVRQIYKAFCGGTIYNIQVDATDGLLAWDAVGVALTWMDVVIDGQPITPRRGKPIEINALWYSALCWATEWANRLAREKQDKRESFLKQAERYTLQAEQVKVSLKQFWNPETGYFYDTIEPDSRPNPQIRPNAVLALSLHHCGFAEERARQVLRVARDRLLTPYGLRSLDPSDPDYIGRYGGDCIHRDRAYHQGTVWSWLIGPFVRAWKRFYPDAPLPFDWQLLQQHFQNEACLGSISEIFDGDIPHSAQGAFAQAWSVAEIMRHWHD from the coding sequence ATGGACAATTTGGATACGCGAGAATGGCTGCTGACAAATGGTTTAGGCAGTTTTGCCAGCGGTACGGTTAGCGATGCCCGTACCCGCACTTATCACGGTTGGTTAATAGCATCTCTCGATCCACCCAGTCGGCGCACCTTATTGCTGTCTCACATAGAGGCGACAGTGGAAGTAGGAGGGCAAGTTTGGCAGCTGGGAACGAATTTTTGGGGAGATGGTACGATCGCGCCTTTGGGATACCAGCACCTGCGTTCTTTTGCGATCGACCCCGTACCCACATGGATATGGAGTGGGAAGAACTGGCAGCTGACCCGTCAGTTAGTGATGCCTTATGGATTGTTATCTTCAGGGGAGAGTGGGAAAACATCCAATCCTCAGTTTTGCAACCGCACTTTGATACAGTATCGTTATGAAGGCTCATGGGCAGCCATTTTGAGGTTGCGACCGCTAATTGGCGATCGGGACTTTCACCACCAGCAATTAGGCGAACCGGGATTATATTTTTCTCAGTTAGTGATTCAGCAGCAAGTCACTCTGCAAGCGAGTAAGCTCGATTGGGTGGGAACGCCTTGGCATTTGCGCTGGAGCGACGGAGACTATCAACCGGAGGGCGTCTGGTACTGGAATTATAGCTATCCGGAAGAGACGCGGCGGGGTTTGGGCGGACGCGAAGACCTCTATAACCCAGGTTACTTAACAGTTACTATACAACCGGGAGCAGTCCTCATCCTGGAAGCAAAAGTGGGATGGCCCGATCCTGGGGCCGATCGACTTAGTGCTTTGGAGTTTGAGCAAGCTGTGCAGGCTCAAGAGGAGAGAGTAGGAGAGTGGGAGAGGGTGAGAAGGGAAAAATTTCTCAATTGTCAATCCCCAATGCCCGATACGGACGATATTTGGCATCAGCTACTAAAAGCAGGCGATCGATTTATTGCCTACCGAGCTTCAATTGCGGGCCCGACTGTAATTGCAGGTTATCCGTGGTTTAACGATTGGGGACGGGATACGCTGATTGCTTTACCAGGACTGGCGCTGACAACTCAACGCTTTGATTTGGCAAAAGGATTGCTGCAAACCTTCGGTCGTTACTGTAAATCGGGCTTAATTCCCAATACTTTCCCTGATGCTGGCTCTGAGCCATTTTATAACAGTATCGATGCTGCCCTTTGGTGGATAGAAATACTGGGACTTTACTTAGAAGCAACACAGGATTGGGATTTTTTGGTTGAGCAATATGCTGTGGTGCGACAGATATACAAAGCTTTCTGTGGCGGTACTATTTACAACATTCAAGTCGATGCTACTGATGGGTTGCTTGCTTGGGATGCTGTTGGTGTCGCCCTTACCTGGATGGATGTGGTGATTGACGGTCAACCCATCACACCTCGGCGGGGCAAACCGATCGAAATCAATGCCCTATGGTACTCGGCTTTGTGTTGGGCGACCGAGTGGGCCAATCGTTTGGCAAGGGAAAAGCAAGACAAGCGGGAAAGCTTTCTCAAACAAGCGGAACGCTACACCCTGCAAGCAGAACAGGTTAAGGTATCGCTCAAACAGTTTTGGAATCCGGAAACCGGCTATTTTTACGATACGATCGAGCCGGATTCCCGCCCCAATCCCCAGATTCGCCCGAATGCTGTTTTAGCCCTGTCTCTACATCATTGCGGGTTTGCGGAGGAGCGAGCTCGTCAGGTGTTGCGGGTGGCACGCGATCGTCTTTTAACTCCTTACGGTTTACGCAGTCTCGATCCCTCCGATCCAGATTATATTGGGCGTTATGGTGGCGATTGCATTCACCGCGATCGCGCCTACCATCAGGGTACGGTTTGGAGTTGGCTGATTGGGCCTTTTGTTAGAGCTTGGAAACGCTTTTATCCCGATGCGCCACTACCCTTCGATTGGCAACTTCTACAGCAACACTTTCAAAACGAGGCTTGTTTGGGTTCGATTTCGGAAATTTTTGACGGCGATATTCCCCATTCTGCCCAAGGAGCCTTTGCACAAGCTTGGTCAGTTGCGGAAATTATGCGCCACTGGCATGACTGA
- a CDS encoding peptidoglycan DD-metalloendopeptidase family protein, which yields MKRALTQKVNPIPACEVDNSAMVGHLKPIPPEVNRRARTSAAMIGLAISMGASSLLIPQQGDSAMATEPGAGNSALSTLPSVQGEAGAVTALEAKSAPETAEAAQQLPLLQSHKAQEWQPTGVETSAARESEPIQKVTFNQSENTNRVEPDNTATNDRPGSTATAKSTSHDGISNDIKVGDIVTSQSESYNVGQNQSRQSAAPEASGAMAGESATAAADDVNNLLRAKQAVALNRLRESSNRLRASLAEWKSEELENTSAQVSEPAAPAVVAEHLKPVVEQAPASVEVPNWQPKLAAVEPAVTKASPVDTAAEPAPEVWEASVVSQPAVSAPTMVYQVKPGDTIGTIARNYGMSVSALAKANDLDNPNHIQVAQLISIPQSQSSAVTAPVPAANPFESEPVSPNFAARNRSSASSKAKVPIVTALTPVTAVDNISAPTVPPANWTPSAPVASASASSGTDAVPPGYKGLKYEVPEHISRTKQTSEVPVGKNFQLNTPSGEPSLFAENEPNQGLQASSNQQNNPYVERLRAEILQLREQYKHQQGSDTLQRMTSMRRPYPTPNPTPAFAPSSPTPEPRPSSTYSPSPVKPELSRNQNNEPLQTQIQRPARQPSQQAPIQIPVPEAGAVPAKRQQQLVATAPLGPEVYQPYNQPAPRMVAPELPPLQGPDNYLPDGVNPNFNGYNWPTRGVLTSGFGRRWGRMHKGIDIAAPTGTPIVASAPGVVVYARWNSGGYGNLVDIRHSDGSLTRYGHNSRIFVQEGQVVEQGQQIAAMGSTGYSTGPHCHFEIHPPGQGAVNPMAFLPRR from the coding sequence TTGAAACGAGCATTGACGCAAAAGGTTAATCCAATCCCTGCCTGTGAGGTAGACAATTCTGCAATGGTGGGACATCTAAAGCCCATTCCACCAGAGGTTAACCGTCGGGCTCGCACCTCTGCTGCCATGATTGGCTTGGCTATCTCAATGGGTGCGTCTAGCCTGTTAATTCCACAGCAGGGCGATAGCGCAATGGCCACCGAACCTGGGGCGGGCAACAGCGCTTTATCAACACTTCCCTCAGTGCAGGGAGAGGCAGGAGCAGTCACCGCTTTAGAAGCGAAATCGGCACCGGAAACAGCCGAAGCGGCTCAGCAACTACCCCTGCTACAGTCCCATAAAGCACAAGAATGGCAACCGACTGGCGTAGAAACCAGTGCCGCTAGAGAGTCCGAGCCGATTCAAAAGGTTACGTTCAACCAGTCTGAAAACACTAACCGGGTGGAGCCAGACAACACAGCCACAAACGATCGTCCCGGCTCCACCGCAACAGCGAAAAGTACTTCGCACGATGGCATCAGTAACGACATCAAGGTAGGCGATATCGTTACCTCCCAGTCCGAATCCTACAACGTCGGACAAAATCAATCCAGACAATCTGCGGCACCAGAAGCATCTGGCGCTATGGCAGGCGAATCGGCTACAGCTGCTGCCGATGATGTCAACAACCTTTTAAGGGCAAAACAAGCAGTGGCTCTCAATCGTCTGAGAGAGTCATCGAACCGTTTGAGAGCCAGTTTGGCGGAGTGGAAGTCTGAGGAGTTAGAAAATACATCCGCTCAAGTTTCTGAGCCTGCTGCACCAGCTGTAGTTGCGGAGCATTTGAAACCTGTAGTCGAACAAGCCCCTGCTTCTGTAGAAGTGCCTAATTGGCAACCCAAGTTGGCAGCGGTTGAGCCAGCAGTAACAAAAGCATCGCCCGTTGATACAGCTGCGGAACCAGCGCCAGAAGTCTGGGAAGCAAGTGTAGTATCCCAGCCAGCTGTATCCGCACCGACAATGGTTTACCAGGTTAAACCAGGGGACACCATCGGTACGATCGCCCGCAATTATGGCATGAGTGTATCCGCTCTAGCTAAAGCCAACGATTTAGACAATCCCAACCACATTCAGGTTGCACAGCTAATCTCCATTCCGCAATCTCAGTCGAGCGCAGTAACAGCTCCTGTGCCAGCGGCAAATCCCTTTGAGTCTGAGCCCGTTTCTCCCAATTTTGCCGCTCGCAATCGGTCAAGTGCTTCCTCAAAAGCTAAAGTACCGATCGTTACCGCTTTGACACCCGTTACTGCGGTAGATAATATCTCAGCTCCTACAGTACCCCCAGCAAATTGGACTCCCAGCGCCCCTGTCGCCTCAGCATCAGCTAGCTCTGGCACAGACGCTGTACCGCCTGGGTACAAAGGTCTTAAATACGAAGTTCCAGAACATATATCTAGAACAAAGCAGACATCTGAGGTTCCTGTTGGCAAGAACTTCCAGTTAAACACACCTTCAGGTGAACCTTCCCTATTTGCCGAGAACGAGCCGAACCAGGGGCTGCAAGCCAGTTCAAATCAGCAAAATAACCCCTACGTCGAGCGCTTGCGGGCTGAAATATTGCAACTTCGGGAGCAATACAAACATCAGCAAGGGAGCGATACGCTGCAACGCATGACATCAATGCGTCGGCCTTATCCAACACCAAATCCGACACCTGCGTTCGCACCGTCTTCTCCCACTCCCGAACCGCGCCCTTCCTCGACATATTCTCCCAGTCCTGTCAAACCGGAGTTGAGCCGGAATCAGAATAACGAGCCTTTACAGACACAAATCCAAAGACCTGCAAGACAGCCATCTCAACAGGCTCCTATTCAGATTCCAGTACCCGAAGCAGGGGCAGTTCCAGCTAAAAGACAGCAGCAACTGGTTGCTACCGCTCCGCTGGGGCCGGAAGTATATCAACCCTACAATCAACCGGCACCGAGAATGGTGGCTCCTGAGTTACCTCCCCTTCAAGGCCCGGATAACTATCTACCTGATGGCGTAAACCCCAACTTTAACGGGTACAACTGGCCTACTAGAGGCGTCCTGACGTCAGGGTTCGGTCGCCGCTGGGGACGGATGCACAAGGGGATTGACATTGCAGCTCCTACCGGAACGCCTATTGTGGCTTCTGCTCCTGGGGTTGTGGTCTACGCACGCTGGAATTCTGGTGGCTATGGCAATTTGGTAGACATCAGACACTCTGATGGCAGTCTGACCCGTTACGGTCATAACAGCCGCATTTTTGTCCAAGAAGGGCAAGTGGTTGAGCAAGGTCAACAGATCGCCGCTATGGGTAGCACAGGCTACAGCACAGGCCCTCACTGTCACTTTGAGATCCATCCACCAGGACAGGGTGCTGTTAACCCAATGGCTTTCCTACCCCGTCGTTAG
- a CDS encoding calcium-binding protein, which produces MTDYSETGNKNSIAFLIENLLDLLNLDDDIVYGGDSNDSIFGGSGNDLLYGQDGDDNIYGETDSDTVYGGNGNDWLEGGDSNDYLYGENGDDIIFGGNNDDFIDGGYGNNYLFGEAGNDSIYGGNGFDYLDGGDGDDILSGDADDDLIYGQAGNDILTGGSGYDRFLYATGAPSIVVELGIDTITDFTPGEDKIVLDKSMFLNLTSIPGIGFSNPEEFAVVGSDVEAATSSGLIVYSIATGNLFYNENGNLEGLRTGDINVNPFAWLTENPIISATDFEIQVLDA; this is translated from the coding sequence ATGACTGATTACTCGGAAACAGGGAATAAAAACTCGATCGCTTTTCTGATAGAGAATTTGCTCGATCTACTGAATTTGGATGATGACATCGTTTACGGTGGGGATAGCAACGACAGTATTTTTGGTGGAAGCGGCAACGACCTTCTCTACGGACAAGATGGCGACGACAATATTTATGGGGAAACTGACAGCGATACGGTTTATGGAGGTAATGGTAATGACTGGCTAGAGGGAGGAGACAGCAACGACTATCTTTATGGTGAAAACGGCGACGATATTATCTTCGGTGGCAACAATGATGACTTTATAGACGGAGGATATGGTAACAACTACCTATTTGGCGAAGCTGGTAACGACAGTATTTATGGTGGGAATGGTTTTGACTATTTAGATGGAGGCGATGGAGACGATATACTCTCTGGGGATGCAGACGACGATCTTATTTACGGTCAAGCAGGCAATGATATCTTAACAGGCGGTTCCGGTTACGATCGATTTTTATATGCCACAGGCGCTCCTTCTATTGTGGTTGAGCTTGGCATCGATACCATCACTGACTTCACCCCTGGGGAAGACAAAATTGTTCTGGACAAGAGTATGTTTTTGAATCTTACCAGCATTCCCGGTATTGGTTTTAGCAACCCAGAAGAGTTTGCGGTAGTCGGTAGCGATGTAGAAGCAGCCACAAGCAGCGGACTAATTGTTTATAGCATTGCCACAGGCAATTTATTTTATAACGAAAATGGGAATTTAGAAGGCTTGCGGACAGGAGATATTAACGTAAATCCGTTTGCTTGGCTAACTGAAAATCCGATAATATCAGCTACAGACTTCGAGATCCAGGTGCTTGATGCCTAA
- a CDS encoding peroxiredoxin family protein, whose product MLTSTDFSGLLNERFFRNFLPIPASNGINLGETTPGFDLPDITHKRPVSLSDYKRKQPVVIAFTRIFTEKQYCPLCYPHIKALNENYEQFTSRGAEVLMITSTDREQSEIVVQDLGLKMPLLSDSSCSVFRAYQVGQALGAPLPAQFIIDKQGKLIYKHLFSFLSPNASVEKLLKIWD is encoded by the coding sequence ATGCTAACTTCCACAGACTTTAGCGGCTTGTTAAACGAGCGCTTCTTCCGCAATTTCTTACCTATACCTGCCAGTAATGGGATAAATTTGGGAGAAACAACCCCAGGATTCGATTTGCCCGATATCACCCACAAACGTCCTGTCAGTTTATCTGATTATAAAAGAAAGCAACCTGTTGTAATTGCTTTTACGCGAATATTTACGGAAAAACAATACTGCCCTCTGTGCTATCCCCACATTAAAGCACTCAACGAAAACTACGAGCAGTTTACCAGCAGAGGTGCTGAAGTTTTGATGATTACAAGTACAGACAGAGAGCAGAGCGAAATAGTTGTGCAAGACTTGGGTTTGAAAATGCCTTTGCTCAGCGACTCTAGTTGCTCTGTTTTTCGCGCCTATCAAGTTGGTCAAGCGCTAGGTGCGCCTCTACCAGCGCAGTTTATTATAGATAAGCAAGGAAAACTTATCTATAAGCATCTGTTTTCTTTCCTTTCCCCCAACGCCTCTGTTGAAAAGTTGCTCAAGATATGGGATTAA